The proteins below come from a single Chryseobacterium bernardetii genomic window:
- a CDS encoding lipocalin-like domain-containing protein has translation MKRLTFFSALAFTSLVNAQNLKKEDVVGFWKLKESGFYEGKKKVVKDFDNCRLMRNYAIREDGFAVYNYIEGEVGNCRPSEPRLSFWKIVDNRIQFYADEKNILEEVAVTLNKDKTITFSSYIPVPLHDKDPEMEKISDTIHYDVLERQY, from the coding sequence ATGAAGAGATTAACGTTTTTTTCTGCTTTAGCTTTTACCTCTTTGGTGAATGCGCAAAATCTTAAAAAAGAAGATGTTGTAGGATTCTGGAAGTTAAAAGAATCCGGATTTTATGAAGGAAAAAAGAAAGTTGTTAAAGATTTCGATAACTGCAGATTAATGAGGAATTATGCTATCAGGGAAGATGGTTTTGCAGTGTATAACTATATAGAAGGAGAAGTAGGAAACTGTAGGCCTTCAGAACCGAGACTTTCTTTCTGGAAGATTGTAGATAACAGGATTCAGTTTTATGCAGATGAGAAAAATATCCTGGAAGAGGTGGCCGTAACCTTAAATAAAGACAAAACAATAACTTTCTCAAGCTATATTCCTGTACCGCTTCATGATAAAGATCCGGAAATGGAAAAAATATCAGATACCATTCACTATGATGTACTTGAAAGGCAGTACTGA